From Streptomyces cyaneogriseus subsp. noncyanogenus, the proteins below share one genomic window:
- a CDS encoding nitrite/sulfite reductase, translating to MAATPQNPAAATPRRKVSRHRGEGQWAVGHFTPLNGNEQFKKDDDGLNVRTRIETIYSKRGFGSIDPNDLRGRMRWWGLYTQRKPGIDGGKTAVLEPEELEDEYFMLRVRIDGGRLTTRQLRVIGEISQEFARGSADITDRQNIQYHWIRIEDVPEIWNRLEAVGLSTTEACGDTPRVIIGSPVAGIAEDEIIDGTPAIDEIHRRVIGNPAYSNLPRKFKTAISGSPLLDVAHEINDVAFVGVVHPEHGPGFDLWVGGGLSTNPKIGVRLGAWVPLEEVPDVHEGVVSIFRDYGYRRLRNRARLKFLVADWGPEKFRQVLEDEYLKRKLVDGPAPAQPVERWRDHVGVHRQKDGRFYVGFAPRVGRVDGATLTKIAELAEAHGSGRVRTTVEQKMIVLDVEEERVDSLVEGLEALDLTVHPSPFRRGTMACTGIEYCKLAIVETKARGASLIDELERRVPDFDEPITINLNGCPNACARIQVADIGLKGQLVLDDRGEQVEGYQVHLGGALGLEAGFGRKVRGLKVTAEELPDYIERVLKRYQAEREDGERFAVWAARASEEALS from the coding sequence ATGGCCGCCACCCCGCAGAACCCTGCCGCCGCGACTCCCCGCCGCAAGGTGAGCCGTCACCGCGGTGAGGGTCAGTGGGCCGTGGGTCACTTCACCCCGCTCAACGGCAACGAACAGTTCAAGAAGGACGACGACGGTCTCAATGTGCGGACACGCATTGAGACGATCTACTCCAAGCGGGGCTTCGGCTCGATCGACCCCAACGACCTGCGCGGCCGGATGCGTTGGTGGGGCCTGTACACCCAGCGCAAGCCGGGCATCGACGGCGGCAAGACGGCGGTGCTGGAGCCGGAGGAGCTGGAGGACGAGTACTTCATGCTGCGCGTCCGCATCGACGGCGGACGGCTCACCACGCGGCAACTGCGCGTCATCGGCGAGATCTCGCAGGAGTTCGCGCGCGGCAGCGCCGACATCACCGACCGGCAGAACATCCAGTACCACTGGATCCGGATCGAGGACGTGCCCGAGATCTGGAACCGGCTGGAGGCCGTCGGGCTGTCCACCACCGAGGCGTGCGGCGACACCCCGCGCGTCATCATCGGCTCGCCCGTCGCCGGCATCGCCGAGGACGAGATCATCGACGGCACCCCGGCCATCGACGAGATCCACCGCCGGGTGATCGGCAACCCGGCGTACTCGAACCTGCCCCGCAAGTTCAAGACCGCGATCTCCGGCTCGCCGCTGCTGGACGTGGCGCACGAGATCAACGACGTCGCCTTCGTCGGCGTGGTCCACCCCGAGCACGGCCCCGGCTTCGACCTGTGGGTCGGCGGCGGGCTCTCCACCAACCCCAAGATCGGCGTGCGGCTCGGCGCCTGGGTGCCGCTGGAGGAGGTCCCCGACGTCCACGAGGGCGTCGTGTCCATCTTCCGCGACTACGGCTACCGGCGGCTGCGCAACCGCGCCCGGCTGAAGTTCCTGGTCGCGGACTGGGGCCCGGAGAAGTTCCGCCAGGTCCTGGAGGACGAGTACCTGAAGCGGAAGCTGGTCGACGGCCCGGCGCCCGCGCAGCCGGTGGAGCGCTGGCGCGACCACGTCGGCGTGCACCGGCAGAAGGACGGCCGTTTCTACGTCGGCTTCGCCCCGCGCGTCGGCCGGGTGGACGGTGCCACCCTGACGAAGATCGCCGAGCTGGCGGAGGCGCACGGCTCGGGCCGGGTCCGCACCACCGTCGAGCAGAAGATGATCGTCCTCGACGTCGAGGAGGAGCGGGTCGACTCCCTCGTCGAGGGACTGGAGGCGCTGGACCTCACCGTCCACCCCTCCCCGTTCCGGCGCGGCACGATGGCCTGCACCGGCATCGAGTACTGCAAGCTCGCCATCGTCGAGACCAAGGCGCGCGGCGCCTCGCTCATCGACGAACTGGAGCGCCGCGTCCCGGACTTCGACGAGCCGATCACCATCAACCTCAACGGCTGCCCGAACGCCTGCGCCCGTATCCAGGTGGCGGACATCGGTCTCAAGGGCCAGCTCGTCCTCGACGACCGGGGCGAGCAGGTCGAGGGCTACCAGGTGCACCTGGGCGGCGCGCTCGGCCTGGAGGCCGGCTTCGGCCGCAAGGTGCGCGGCCTGAAGGTGACGGCGGAGGAGCTGCCGGACTACATCGAGCGGGTCCTCAAGCGCTACCAGGCCGAGCGCGAGGACGGCGAGCGGTTCGCCGTCTGGGCGGCTCGCGCCTCGGAGGAGGCGCTGTCGTGA
- a CDS encoding putative leader peptide, which yields MPGTGIALVSRRHVDLGRMSSAICPAR from the coding sequence ATGCCTGGAACTGGAATTGCCTTGGTGAGTCGACGCCACGTCGACCTCGGCCGCATGTCCAGCGCCATCTGTCCGGCCCGCTGA
- a CDS encoding GNAT family N-acetyltransferase, which translates to MNHIAVTTWSLEQTSPADLLPAAAPEGDVRIVRSEVPSPEFSRFLYTAVGGDIRWTDRLGWTYAQWQEHLQRPGSETWVAYDRGTPAGFAELTPGDDGVVEIEYFGLIPAFRGRRIGGHLLCQATARAWDLADRWPGLAETKRVWLHTCSQDGEFAMDNYLRRGFRLFDTKVEEEPEVPAPGPWPGAFPA; encoded by the coding sequence ATGAACCACATCGCCGTGACCACCTGGTCTCTGGAGCAGACCTCCCCGGCGGACCTCCTTCCGGCCGCCGCCCCCGAGGGAGACGTCCGGATCGTCCGCTCGGAGGTGCCCTCCCCCGAGTTCAGCCGTTTCCTCTACACCGCGGTCGGCGGCGACATCCGGTGGACGGACCGGCTGGGGTGGACCTACGCGCAGTGGCAGGAGCACCTCCAGCGGCCCGGCTCGGAGACCTGGGTCGCCTATGACCGGGGCACGCCCGCCGGTTTCGCGGAGCTGACCCCCGGGGACGACGGCGTGGTCGAGATCGAGTACTTCGGCCTGATCCCCGCTTTCCGGGGGCGGCGCATCGGCGGCCACCTGCTGTGCCAGGCGACCGCCCGCGCCTGGGATCTCGCGGACCGCTGGCCGGGCCTGGCCGAGACCAAGCGGGTGTGGCTGCACACGTGCAGCCAGGACGGCGAGTTCGCGATGGACAACTACCTGCGCCGGGGCTTCCGACTGTTCGACACCAAGGTGGAGGAAGAGCCCGAGGTCCCGGCGCCGGGACCCTGGCCCGGGGCGTTCCCCGCCTGA
- a CDS encoding GAF domain-containing protein, translated as MALSPMDVTQLAAVDTARAARVLSEVRSARLSGRPAPVPPRPVIEQSWRRMLRSGVDPDHDFRTGLLSREELERRRARSPLRTVLPVLRQGLLSVADVAHHIMVVADEEGRVLWREGSAPVLRKADGLGFQLGADWREEIVGTNGVGTPAVTRRPVQVFASEHFVRSHTTWTCAGAPLTDPRDGRLIGVVDVSGPLETMHPATLAWVESVARLAEARLRELHTRSLERLRAVGAPVLARVGGQAAVVDRDGWTAAVTGMPYTPRVALPASPSAGPVRLPALGPCTLEPLAGGWLVRAAGEEPAVAGEARIVVDLRRPRRWSVEVTGGAGSWSRELSPRHAELLYLLAVHRTGRSAAGLAADLFGDPARTVTVRAEMSRVRRYLGAHLQHRPYRFHEEAEVRLLLPDDPRDLLPHSAAPAVTRRRTPPS; from the coding sequence GTGGCGCTCTCACCGATGGACGTGACGCAGCTCGCCGCCGTGGACACGGCACGGGCGGCCCGGGTGCTCAGCGAGGTCCGCTCCGCCCGGCTCTCCGGCCGGCCCGCGCCGGTGCCGCCGCGCCCGGTGATCGAGCAGTCGTGGCGGCGGATGCTGCGCAGCGGGGTCGACCCCGACCACGACTTCAGGACCGGGCTGCTCTCCCGCGAGGAGCTGGAGCGGCGGCGCGCGCGGTCACCGCTGCGGACCGTGCTGCCGGTGCTGCGGCAGGGGCTGCTGTCGGTCGCGGACGTCGCCCACCACATCATGGTGGTCGCCGACGAGGAGGGCCGGGTGCTGTGGCGCGAGGGCAGCGCGCCGGTGCTGCGGAAGGCCGACGGGCTGGGTTTCCAGCTCGGCGCGGACTGGCGGGAGGAGATCGTCGGCACCAACGGCGTGGGCACGCCCGCGGTCACCCGGCGGCCCGTGCAGGTCTTCGCCTCCGAGCACTTCGTCCGCTCCCACACCACGTGGACCTGCGCCGGCGCGCCCCTCACCGACCCGCGCGACGGCCGGCTGATCGGCGTGGTGGACGTCAGCGGACCGCTGGAGACGATGCACCCGGCCACGCTCGCCTGGGTCGAGTCGGTGGCCAGGCTGGCCGAGGCCCGGCTGCGCGAACTGCACACGCGGTCGCTGGAGCGGCTGCGGGCGGTGGGGGCGCCGGTGCTGGCCCGCGTCGGCGGGCAGGCGGCGGTGGTGGACCGGGACGGCTGGACCGCCGCCGTGACGGGGATGCCCTACACCCCGCGCGTCGCCCTGCCCGCCTCCCCGTCGGCGGGCCCCGTACGGCTGCCGGCGCTGGGGCCGTGCACCCTGGAGCCGCTCGCCGGGGGCTGGCTGGTGCGGGCGGCGGGCGAGGAGCCGGCCGTGGCGGGGGAGGCGCGGATCGTGGTCGATCTGCGCCGGCCGCGCCGCTGGTCGGTGGAGGTGACCGGCGGCGCGGGCTCCTGGAGCCGCGAACTGAGCCCCAGACACGCCGAGTTGCTCTACCTCCTGGCCGTCCACCGCACCGGCCGCAGCGCCGCCGGTCTCGCCGCGGACCTGTTCGGCGACCCGGCCCGCACGGTGACGGTGCGGGCCGAGATGTCGCGGGTACGGCGGTACCTCGGCGCCCATCTGCAACACCGGCCGTACCGCTTCCACGAGGAGGCGGAGGTGCGGCTGCTCCTGCCGGACGACCCGCGCGACCTGCTGCCGCACTCGGCGGCACCGGCGGTGACGCGGCGGCGGACGCCCCCCTCGTGA
- a CDS encoding acyl-CoA dehydrogenase family protein, translating into MAGSSTHSVTNQAPPLVGYDVFTADRALRAAVERHLDPALREQALAELSGLGRSCGSAQVQEWGVQANENPPRLRTHDRYGHRVDEVDFHPAWHRLLGKGVAAGLTAAWDRPGGHVRRAAAFLMWTQVEAGNGCPLSMTHAAVPALRTDPALAAEWVPRLTSTVYDRELRPAHLKAGVLFGMGMTEKQGGSDVRANTTAARPLAEEGTYELTGHKWFCSAPMSDGFLVLAQAPGGLTCFLVPRVLADGTRNVFLVQRLKDKLGNRSNASAEVEFAGTWARRVGEEGQGVRTIIEMVAATRLDCVLGSAGLMRQAVAQAVHHCAHREAFGGRLIDKPLMRNVLADLAIESEAATTLALRLAAAYDAGAGGDEQERALLRIAVPAAKYWVTKRCAPVAVEAAECLGGNGYVEESGMPRLVRESPLNSIWEGAGNVQALDVLRALGRRPQTLDAYLTEVGQARGADHRLDAAIKNLLTELSDLQAVEGRARRLVERLALVLQGSLLVRYAPPEVADAFCASRLGGDGGASFGTLPATLDLASVVERARPVS; encoded by the coding sequence ATGGCAGGCAGTAGCACCCACAGCGTGACGAACCAGGCCCCGCCGCTCGTCGGGTACGACGTCTTCACCGCCGACCGGGCCCTGAGAGCGGCCGTGGAACGGCATCTGGACCCGGCCCTGCGCGAACAGGCGCTGGCGGAGCTGTCCGGGCTGGGCCGCAGTTGCGGCTCCGCGCAGGTGCAGGAGTGGGGCGTCCAGGCCAACGAGAACCCGCCGCGGCTGCGCACCCACGACCGGTACGGCCACCGCGTCGACGAGGTCGACTTCCATCCCGCCTGGCACCGGCTGCTCGGCAAGGGCGTCGCGGCGGGCCTGACCGCGGCCTGGGACCGGCCCGGCGGGCACGTGCGGCGCGCGGCGGCCTTCCTGATGTGGACGCAGGTCGAGGCCGGGAACGGCTGCCCGCTGTCCATGACCCACGCCGCGGTGCCCGCCCTGCGCACCGACCCGGCGCTGGCCGCGGAGTGGGTGCCCCGGCTGACCTCCACCGTCTACGACCGCGAGCTCAGGCCCGCGCACCTGAAGGCCGGGGTGCTCTTCGGGATGGGCATGACGGAGAAGCAGGGCGGCAGCGACGTCCGCGCCAACACCACCGCCGCCCGGCCGCTGGCCGAGGAGGGCACCTACGAGCTGACCGGGCACAAGTGGTTCTGCTCGGCGCCGATGTCGGACGGCTTCCTGGTGCTGGCCCAGGCGCCGGGCGGGCTGACCTGCTTCCTCGTCCCCCGTGTGCTGGCCGACGGCACCCGCAACGTCTTCCTCGTCCAGCGGCTCAAGGACAAGCTGGGCAACCGGTCCAACGCCTCCGCCGAGGTCGAGTTCGCCGGGACCTGGGCGCGCCGGGTCGGCGAGGAGGGGCAGGGCGTGCGGACCATCATCGAGATGGTCGCGGCGACCCGGCTGGACTGCGTCCTCGGCTCGGCCGGGCTGATGCGGCAGGCGGTGGCGCAGGCCGTCCACCACTGCGCCCACCGCGAGGCGTTCGGCGGCCGGCTGATCGACAAGCCGCTGATGCGCAACGTCCTGGCCGACCTCGCGATCGAGTCGGAGGCGGCCACCACGCTGGCGCTGCGGCTGGCGGCGGCGTACGACGCCGGTGCGGGCGGCGACGAGCAGGAGCGGGCGCTGCTGCGGATCGCCGTGCCGGCGGCCAAGTACTGGGTGACCAAGCGCTGCGCGCCGGTGGCGGTCGAGGCGGCCGAGTGCCTGGGCGGCAACGGGTACGTCGAGGAGTCGGGGATGCCGCGGCTGGTGCGGGAGTCGCCGCTGAACTCGATCTGGGAGGGCGCGGGCAACGTCCAGGCGCTGGACGTGCTGCGGGCGCTCGGCCGCCGGCCGCAGACGCTGGACGCCTATCTGACGGAGGTGGGCCAGGCGCGCGGCGCCGACCACCGGCTGGACGCGGCGATCAAGAACCTGCTGACCGAGCTGTCCGACCTCCAGGCGGTGGAGGGCCGGGCCCGGCGGCTGGTGGAGCGCCTCGCCCTGGTGCTCCAGGGATCGCTGCTGGTGCGGTACGCGCCGCCGGAGGTCGCCGACGCGTTCTGCGCCTCACGGCTGGGCGGCGACGGGGGCGCCTCGTTCGGCACGCTGCCGGCCACCCTTGACCTGGCCTCGGTGGTGGAGCGGGCGCGGCCCGTCTCCTGA
- a CDS encoding YihY/virulence factor BrkB family protein, with protein MQPASETSERPSGRLHRARALYRNVSKRRTAWLLLKDTVNSCMEYRILGLAAEAAFFTLLSVPPLLLSIIGLLGYVDMWTGADTIQSLRANILDASRAVLSDRGVHEIAEPILHDVMKGGRVDVISLGFLFALWSGSRAVNVFIDTITVMYGLDGVRGIVKTRLLAFALFVVALLIGSVALPLMVAGPDAVVRVVPWSATVVQVLYWPVVIVLSIVFLTTLYHVSVPVRSPWIEDVPGALVALGMWVLGSFLLRIYLTSTVEGPTIYGSLAAPVAVLLWIGVSAFAVLVGAAVNAAIDRVWPAAATAAAREANERLRQAQVAEYVARAAASGAADPDMPSEFPERWSRFLPPEDVTARLRAHAKATPPQRPEDS; from the coding sequence GTGCAGCCAGCAAGTGAAACCTCCGAGCGGCCCTCCGGCCGGCTCCACCGGGCCCGTGCCCTCTACCGGAACGTCTCCAAGCGCAGGACCGCCTGGCTGTTGCTCAAGGACACCGTCAACTCCTGCATGGAGTACCGCATCCTGGGCCTGGCGGCCGAGGCCGCGTTCTTCACCCTGCTGTCCGTGCCCCCGCTGCTGCTGAGCATCATCGGACTGCTCGGCTACGTCGACATGTGGACCGGCGCGGACACCATCCAGAGCCTGCGGGCCAACATCCTCGACGCCTCCCGGGCGGTCCTGTCCGACCGGGGCGTGCACGAGATCGCCGAGCCGATCCTGCACGACGTGATGAAGGGCGGCCGGGTGGACGTGATCTCCCTCGGCTTCCTGTTCGCGCTCTGGTCGGGCTCGCGCGCGGTGAACGTCTTCATCGACACCATCACCGTGATGTACGGGCTCGACGGCGTCCGGGGCATCGTGAAGACCCGCCTGCTGGCGTTCGCCCTGTTCGTCGTGGCGCTGCTGATCGGCTCGGTGGCGCTGCCGCTGATGGTGGCCGGCCCGGACGCGGTGGTGCGGGTGGTGCCGTGGTCGGCGACGGTCGTGCAGGTGCTGTACTGGCCCGTCGTCATCGTCCTGTCGATCGTGTTCCTGACGACGCTCTACCACGTGTCCGTCCCGGTGCGCTCCCCGTGGATCGAGGACGTCCCCGGCGCGCTGGTCGCCCTCGGGATGTGGGTGCTGGGCAGCTTCCTGCTGCGCATCTACCTCACCAGCACCGTGGAGGGGCCCACCATCTACGGCTCGCTGGCCGCGCCCGTCGCCGTGCTGCTGTGGATCGGCGTGTCCGCCTTCGCCGTGCTCGTCGGCGCCGCGGTCAACGCGGCGATCGACCGGGTCTGGCCGGCCGCCGCCACGGCCGCGGCCCGCGAGGCCAACGAGCGGCTGCGCCAGGCGCAGGTCGCCGAGTACGTCGCCCGGGCCGCCGCGAGCGGCGCCGCCGACCCCGACATGCCCTCCGAGTTCCCCGAGCGCTGGTCGCGCTTCCTGCCGCCGGAGGACGTCACCGCCCGGCTGCGCGCCCATGCCAAGGCCACGCCGCCGCAGCGGCCGGAGGACTCCTAG
- a CDS encoding MerR family transcriptional regulator encodes MSYSVGQVAAFAGVTVRTLHHYDKAGLLSPSDRSQAGYRLYGEADLVRLQQILFYRELGFPLDEIAAILQDPQVNPLERLRARQRQLGEEIARLQRLAEVAERAIEVQKTGVSLTPRERFEVFGEVAFDLSYATEAELKWAHTPGQRAAMARAAAHTKEDWRRLMGEAAAWRAELLAAFDEGEPSDGERAMDLAEEHRLHIARWFTACPPDMHRRIADDFVADPRAFALVVPPSQQRPGLAAYTCKAVHANAARHEGGAAGFEEDR; translated from the coding sequence ATGAGTTATTCCGTGGGGCAGGTCGCGGCCTTCGCCGGGGTGACGGTGCGGACGCTGCATCACTACGACAAGGCGGGACTGCTCTCTCCCAGCGACCGCAGCCAGGCCGGATACCGGCTCTACGGTGAGGCCGACCTGGTCCGTCTCCAGCAGATCCTCTTCTACCGTGAGCTCGGCTTCCCCCTCGACGAGATCGCCGCGATCCTCCAGGACCCGCAGGTGAACCCCCTGGAGCGGCTCCGGGCCCGGCAGCGGCAGCTCGGGGAGGAGATCGCCCGGTTGCAGCGGCTGGCCGAGGTGGCGGAACGGGCGATAGAGGTGCAGAAGACCGGGGTGTCCCTGACGCCCCGAGAACGCTTCGAGGTCTTCGGCGAGGTCGCCTTCGACCTGAGTTACGCCACCGAGGCGGAGCTGAAGTGGGCGCACACGCCAGGACAGCGCGCGGCGATGGCGCGCGCGGCGGCCCACACCAAGGAGGACTGGCGCCGGCTCATGGGCGAGGCCGCCGCCTGGCGCGCGGAACTCCTCGCGGCCTTCGACGAGGGGGAGCCGAGCGACGGCGAGCGGGCCATGGACCTCGCCGAGGAGCACCGCCTGCACATCGCGCGCTGGTTCACCGCCTGCCCGCCCGACATGCACCGGCGCATCGCGGACGACTTCGTCGCCGACCCGCGCGCCTTCGCGCTGGTCGTACCGCCCTCGCAGCAGCGTCCGGGCCTGGCCGCCTATACGTGCAAGGCGGTCCACGCCAACGCGGCCCGTCACGAGGGCGGCGCTGCCGGTTTTGAGGAGGACCGATGA
- a CDS encoding glycosyltransferase translates to MRILFAAAGSRGGVAPYTGLGAALRRAGYDVALAATGTFAPLVRDAGLEFRRLPAGTRGAGGGTGRRELMRTAAAFATELGQGFADALDGGADLLLLSATTAPLGWHLTEVTGTPSLGVYLQPTAPTGDFPPVVTGARSLGRPVNRAAGRFALRMADRVYEEAVAKLRHRLDLPPLSPYAMRRRQERRHWPVLHGFSTALVPRPSDWRSGLEVVGNWWPHHDTTGRLPTGLEDFLSAGPRPVLIGFGSMASGEGERLSEIAVRALRRAGLRGVLQTGSAGLAADGDDVFTIGDVPHAPLFPRLAAVVHHGGAGTTAAALRAGVPAVPVPVTADQPFWAGRLAALGAATDPIPFRHLTAERLAEALDRVVRQQAYSRAAARAARHMAAENGADQAVEAVRRMTGG, encoded by the coding sequence ATGAGGATTCTGTTCGCCGCGGCCGGATCGCGCGGCGGCGTCGCGCCCTACACGGGCCTGGGCGCCGCACTGCGCCGGGCCGGGTACGACGTCGCCCTGGCCGCCACCGGCACCTTCGCGCCCCTCGTACGCGACGCGGGGCTGGAATTCCGCCGTCTGCCCGCCGGCACACGGGGGGCCGGCGGCGGCACCGGCAGACGTGAGCTGATGCGTACCGCCGCCGCGTTCGCCACCGAACTGGGCCAGGGCTTCGCCGACGCGCTGGACGGCGGCGCGGACCTGCTCCTGCTGTCGGCCACCACGGCCCCGCTCGGCTGGCACCTCACCGAGGTCACGGGCACCCCGAGCCTCGGCGTGTACCTCCAGCCCACCGCGCCGACCGGCGACTTCCCGCCCGTCGTGACAGGCGCCCGCTCACTGGGCCGTCCCGTCAACCGGGCCGCCGGACGCTTCGCCCTGCGGATGGCCGACCGCGTCTACGAAGAGGCGGTCGCGAAGCTGCGCCACCGCCTCGATCTGCCCCCGCTCTCCCCGTACGCGATGCGCAGGCGGCAGGAAAGGAGGCACTGGCCGGTACTGCACGGCTTCAGCACGGCCCTGGTGCCCCGCCCCTCCGACTGGCGCTCCGGCCTGGAGGTCGTGGGCAACTGGTGGCCCCACCACGACACGACCGGACGGCTGCCCACCGGTCTTGAGGACTTCCTGTCCGCCGGACCCCGGCCCGTCCTCATCGGCTTCGGGAGCATGGCGTCCGGCGAGGGAGAACGGCTGAGCGAGATCGCGGTGCGCGCCCTGCGCCGCGCCGGGCTGCGCGGCGTCCTCCAGACCGGCAGTGCCGGGCTCGCCGCCGACGGGGACGACGTGTTCACCATCGGGGACGTACCGCACGCCCCGCTGTTCCCGCGACTGGCCGCGGTGGTCCACCACGGCGGGGCGGGCACCACGGCCGCCGCGCTGCGCGCCGGAGTGCCCGCGGTCCCCGTGCCGGTCACCGCCGACCAGCCGTTCTGGGCGGGGCGGCTCGCCGCCCTCGGCGCCGCCACCGATCCGATCCCCTTCCGGCACCTCACCGCGGAACGGCTCGCCGAAGCGCTCGACCGCGTGGTGAGGCAGCAGGCGTACAGCCGGGCCGCCGCCCGGGCGGCGCGGCACATGGCGGCCGAGAACGGAGCGGACCAGGCGGTCGAGGCCGTCCGGCGGATGACCGGGGGATAG
- a CDS encoding helix-turn-helix domain-containing protein: MYTERASRLSGAVVWTNVPAGPDAARILPDGCMDLLWHEGRLLVAGPDTRAHLAEGASGRWAGVRFYPGAAPALLGVPAHELRDRRVELADLWPADRVRQLTARVNAAADQAGALERLALERAAGAAPPDPLLRRVVAALAAGRPVAETADALGLGARALHRRSLAAFGYGPKTLARILRLRRALALARGGVPLAETAARAGYADQAHLSREVRRLTGLAPSGLLGRR, encoded by the coding sequence GTGTACACCGAGCGTGCCTCCCGGCTGAGCGGGGCGGTGGTGTGGACGAACGTCCCGGCCGGGCCCGATGCCGCGCGGATCCTGCCGGACGGCTGCATGGACCTGCTGTGGCACGAGGGGCGGCTGCTGGTCGCCGGCCCGGACACCCGCGCGCACCTCGCCGAGGGCGCGTCCGGCCGCTGGGCGGGCGTCCGCTTCTACCCCGGTGCCGCGCCCGCCCTGCTGGGGGTGCCCGCCCACGAACTGCGCGACCGGCGTGTCGAGCTCGCCGATCTGTGGCCCGCCGACCGGGTGCGGCAGCTCACCGCCCGGGTGAACGCCGCGGCCGACCAGGCCGGCGCGCTGGAGCGGCTGGCGCTGGAACGGGCGGCCGGCGCCGCTCCCCCCGACCCGCTCCTGCGCCGGGTCGTGGCCGCGCTGGCCGCGGGCCGCCCGGTCGCCGAGACGGCCGACGCGCTCGGCCTCGGCGCCCGCGCGCTGCACCGCCGCTCCCTGGCCGCCTTCGGCTACGGCCCGAAGACGCTGGCCCGGATACTGCGGCTGCGGCGCGCCCTGGCGCTGGCCCGGGGCGGCGTCCCCCTGGCGGAGACCGCCGCCCGGGCCGGGTACGCGGACCAGGCCCACCTCAGCCGTGAGGTGCGGCGGTTGACGGGCCTGGCCCCGAGCGGGCTACTGGGCCGACGGTAG
- a CDS encoding VOC family protein yields MTARFDAVGLVVSDMAASVTFYRRLGFAFPEGAETAPHAEAVLPGGIRLLLDTEESVRSFHPGWRRPTGSGRASLALLCDRPEEVDALYEELVGAGYQGELKPWDAVWGQRYAIVNDPDGNGVDLFAPLPSAQ; encoded by the coding sequence ATGACCGCACGATTCGACGCCGTCGGCCTGGTCGTCTCCGACATGGCCGCTTCCGTGACCTTCTACCGCCGCCTCGGTTTCGCCTTCCCGGAGGGTGCCGAGACGGCTCCGCACGCCGAGGCCGTGCTGCCCGGCGGTATCCGGCTGCTGCTCGACACCGAGGAGAGCGTCCGGTCCTTCCACCCCGGCTGGCGCCGGCCCACCGGGAGCGGGCGGGCCTCGCTGGCGCTGCTCTGCGACCGGCCCGAGGAGGTGGACGCGCTCTACGAGGAGCTGGTCGGCGCCGGTTACCAGGGCGAGCTCAAGCCCTGGGACGCCGTCTGGGGGCAGCGGTACGCCATCGTGAACGACCCGGACGGCAACGGCGTCGACCTGTTCGCGCCGCTACCGTCGGCCCAGTAG
- a CDS encoding ThuA domain-containing protein produces MTSRLLVFTRTTDYRHDSIPAAVDALRSFDGFGVDHTEDPAALEAPLDAYAAVVFLSTSGEVLTPAGRARLAAYVEAGGGFAGVHAAACTEYAWPYYGELLGARFARHPAYQPGRVLVEDRDHPATRHLPAVWEFTDEWYDFRTSPRGSARVLATADESSYEGGGMTGDHPLVWCREQGAGRVFYTALGHAAEAYRDPDFRAHLGGGIAWAAGRPDVR; encoded by the coding sequence ATGACCTCCCGGCTGCTCGTCTTCACCCGCACCACCGACTACCGTCACGACTCCATCCCCGCCGCCGTCGACGCCCTGCGCTCGTTCGACGGCTTCGGCGTCGACCACACGGAGGACCCGGCGGCCCTGGAGGCGCCGCTGGACGCCTACGCCGCGGTCGTCTTCCTCTCCACCAGCGGCGAGGTGCTCACCCCGGCGGGGCGGGCCCGGCTCGCCGCGTACGTCGAGGCGGGCGGCGGCTTCGCCGGGGTGCACGCGGCGGCCTGCACGGAGTACGCGTGGCCGTACTACGGCGAGCTGCTCGGCGCGCGCTTCGCCCGCCACCCCGCGTACCAGCCGGGCCGGGTCCTCGTCGAGGACCGCGATCACCCGGCCACGCGGCACCTGCCCGCCGTCTGGGAGTTCACCGACGAGTGGTACGACTTCCGCACCAGCCCCCGAGGCTCGGCGCGCGTGCTCGCCACCGCCGACGAGTCGTCGTACGAGGGCGGCGGCATGACCGGTGACCACCCGCTGGTGTGGTGCCGGGAGCAGGGCGCGGGCCGGGTGTTCTACACCGCCCTGGGGCACGCCGCCGAGGCGTACCGGGACCCGGACTTCCGCGCGCACCTGGGCGGCGGCATCGCGTGGGCGGCGGGCCGGCCGGACGTCCGGTAG